Proteins encoded within one genomic window of Ranitomeya variabilis isolate aRanVar5 chromosome 4, aRanVar5.hap1, whole genome shotgun sequence:
- the GDF5 gene encoding growth/differentiation factor 5, with protein MKILKFIPLLLWYLTWDYFDLVPLVLGLSEQGQNHPGAKVGTPVASGKDKIPLLKPNTTRAGNAGPGVGLTKSRTNSPIVQARVLQVKNDEPKKEASKRPPETKVGNTENKQPATKIGNARPLLLGGKASPKTVNVHADSAGFKPKKPSNPIPEKEQKDAFKHPLITPHEYMLSLYRTLSDTERKGMNGSLKLEAGLANTITSFIDKGQDERMTVTRRQKYVFDITALEKDGLLGAELRILRKRSLDPKFHLSGKFSQIKLYICPANKKQATLLDSRALSNSETPKWEVFDIWKLFKNFKNSAQLCFELEVLDKGKPVDLKTVGFNRTGRQTNEKAIFLVFGRTKKRDLFFNEIKARSGQDDKTVYEYLFNQRRKRRAPFPARKRPNKNSKARCSKKPLHVNFKDMGWDDWIIAPLEYEAYHCEGLCEFPLRSHLEPTNHAVIQTLMNSMDPETTPPTCCVPTRLSPISILYIDSANNVVYKQYEDMVVEACGCR; from the exons ATGAAAATACTGAAATTTATCCCTTTACTGCTTTGGTATCTTACTTGGGACTATTTCGATTTAGTCCCTTTGGTACTGGGCCTTTCTGAACAGGGACAAAACCACCCAGGAGCTAAAGTAGGGACTCCTGTGGCTTCAGGGAAAGACAAGATTCCTCTACTGAAGCCCAACACAACTAGAGCTGGAAATGCTGGTCCTGGAGTTGGTCTTACAAAGTCTAGAACTAATAGTCCCATTGTTCAAGCAAGGGTTCTTCAAGTGAAAAATGATGAACCAAAGAAGGAAGCTTCTAAGAGACCTCCAGAAACCAAAGTTGGAAATACTGAGAATAAACAACCTGCAACAAAAATTGGGAATGCAAGGCCATTGCTCCTTGGTGGAAAGGCCTCTCCCAAAACTGTCAATGTCCATGCAGATTCTGCTGGATTCAAACCAAAAAAACCTTCAAACCCCATTCCTGAGAAGGAACAAAAGGACGCTTTTAAGCATCCTCTCATTACTCCCCATGAGTACATGCTTTCACTATATAGAACTCTTTCTGATACTGAAAGAAAAGGCATGAATGGGAGCCTGAAACTTGAAGCAGGGTTAGCTAACACTATCACCAGTTTTATAGACAAAGGTCAAG atgaacGTATGACGGTGACCAGAAGACAAAAATATGTTTTCGACATAACTGCTCTGGAAAAAGATGGTTTGCTGGGGGCAGAACTTCGAATTTTAAGAAAAAGATCACTAGATCCAAAATTTCACTTGTCTGGAAAATTTTCACAGATAAAATTATATATTTGTCCGGCAAATAAGAAGCAGGCTACTCTCCTAGATTCTCGTGCTCTTAGCAACAGCGAAACACCAAAGTGGGAAGTTTTTGACATCTGGAAACTTTTCAAAAACTTTAAGAACTCTGCTCAACTGTGTTTTGAGCTAGAAGTATTGGACAAGGGGAAACCTGTTGATTTAAAAACTGTGGGGTTCAACAGAACTGGCCGTCAGACTAATGAGAAAGCTATTTTTCTTGTCTTTGGTAGAACAAAGAAGAGAGATTTGTTTTTTAATGAAATTAAAGCCAGGTCTGGACAAGATGATAAAACTGTCTATGAGTATTTATTCAACCAACGGAGGAAGAGGAGGGCTCCATTTCCTGCGAGAAAAAGACCAAATAAGAATTCAAAAGCCAGATGTAGCAAAAAGCCTCTTCATGTGAACTTCAAGGACATGGGATGGGACGATTGGATTATTGCACCTTTGGAGTATGAAGCATATCATTGTGAAGGTCTTTGTGAATTTCCTTTGAGATCCCACTTAGAACCTACAAATCATGCAGTAATCCAAACTTTGATGAACTCAATGGATCCTGAAACCACACCGCCTACATGTTGTGTTCCAACAAGGCTGAGTCCAATCAGCATTTTATACATAGACTCTGCCAATAACGTGGTGTACAAGCAATATGAGGACATGGTTGTTGAGGCTTGTGGTTGCAGGTAG